The Deltaproteobacteria bacterium genome window below encodes:
- the ggt gene encoding gamma-glutamyltransferase, which yields MKKIKLLLISFAFLPLAFLIPSFFLGCSSSEKKLGSKNSVIASEFISPQSRDFLKTGKAYALATQGILTTKAAAEILDQGGNLIDAFVAASFAISVERPHSTGIGGGGFFVFHQAKSKETIVIDFRERAPLNATKRMFLDKNGEYLTTLSKDGSLSVAVPGLIKGLWEIHHRFGTMKWEKLIEPAIKMADEGFSVYPSLAKALAARKDVLAKFPDSKKIFLKKNGNSYSEGDLLVQKDLAQTLRAIAKNGVLEFYQGETAKKIVDFIKSEKGILTEKDLLNYQTKSRTPLTSKFMNYTLVSMPPPSSGGIHVLQFLKMLEKESWSPLEINSAKVIHYQAAAFQMAFADRAQYLGDPDFVKVPMTQLISDSYLEKRKKEIMPDKARSAADIKSGVLDDVYESTETTHMSFLDKEGNAISSTQTINGWMGSGAVATGTGIVLNNEMDDFSAKPGTANLFGALGSDANSIEPLKTPLSSMSPTLVFDETGKPIMSVGAPGGTRIISCTALTIFNHLFFKQSLENSIKNIRVHHQWQPDTLFLERPGPGALHLEKLKAMGYKIELGEIPCRVMAVTLNKDHTELTAVADPRDIGTAAAK from the coding sequence ATGAAAAAAATAAAACTTCTTCTCATTTCTTTTGCGTTTTTACCCTTAGCTTTCTTGATTCCATCTTTTTTTCTTGGATGTTCAAGCTCAGAAAAGAAGCTCGGTTCAAAAAACTCTGTTATTGCATCTGAATTTATCAGTCCACAAAGTAGAGATTTTTTGAAGACTGGAAAAGCCTATGCTTTGGCAACGCAGGGAATTTTGACGACTAAGGCGGCAGCCGAAATTTTAGACCAAGGCGGAAACTTGATTGATGCCTTTGTGGCCGCTTCATTTGCTATCTCTGTAGAACGTCCCCACTCTACGGGCATCGGTGGAGGCGGCTTTTTTGTATTTCATCAGGCAAAGTCGAAGGAAACTATTGTTATTGATTTCCGCGAGAGAGCGCCTCTAAATGCAACTAAGAGGATGTTCCTTGATAAAAATGGAGAATATCTTACCACTCTTTCAAAAGATGGTTCTTTATCTGTCGCTGTTCCTGGTTTGATTAAAGGATTGTGGGAAATCCATCATCGTTTTGGAACAATGAAGTGGGAGAAATTGATCGAGCCCGCAATTAAAATGGCCGATGAGGGTTTTTCTGTCTATCCAAGCCTTGCCAAGGCTTTGGCTGCTAGAAAAGATGTTCTTGCTAAATTTCCAGATTCAAAGAAAATCTTTCTAAAAAAGAATGGGAACTCTTATAGTGAAGGTGATCTTCTTGTCCAAAAAGATCTGGCTCAAACTTTGCGCGCTATTGCTAAAAATGGAGTCCTTGAATTTTATCAAGGAGAAACCGCCAAAAAAATTGTCGATTTTATAAAAAGCGAGAAAGGTATCCTCACCGAGAAGGACTTGTTAAATTACCAAACAAAATCGCGAACTCCTCTGACCTCTAAATTTATGAATTACACGCTTGTCTCGATGCCTCCTCCAAGCTCTGGTGGAATTCATGTTTTACAATTTCTAAAAATGTTGGAAAAAGAGTCTTGGTCTCCGTTGGAAATAAATTCTGCCAAAGTCATCCATTATCAAGCGGCCGCTTTTCAAATGGCCTTTGCCGATCGCGCTCAATATCTAGGTGATCCTGATTTTGTTAAGGTTCCCATGACACAGTTAATTTCTGATTCCTACTTGGAAAAACGAAAAAAGGAAATTATGCCTGATAAAGCACGTTCAGCAGCAGATATCAAATCTGGAGTGTTAGACGATGTCTATGAATCCACAGAAACAACACATATGTCTTTTCTTGATAAGGAGGGGAACGCCATAAGCTCTACACAAACCATTAATGGATGGATGGGCTCAGGAGCCGTAGCCACGGGAACGGGCATTGTTTTAAACAATGAAATGGATGACTTTTCGGCAAAACCTGGAACCGCCAATTTGTTTGGAGCCCTTGGCTCTGATGCCAACTCTATTGAGCCACTCAAGACGCCACTTTCAAGCATGTCTCCCACGCTTGTCTTTGATGAAACTGGCAAACCCATTATGTCCGTTGGCGCTCCAGGGGGAACGCGAATTATCAGTTGTACGGCCCTGACTATTTTTAATCATTTATTTTTCAAACAATCCTTAGAAAATTCCATTAAAAATATCCGCGTTCATCACCAGTGGCAACCCGACACTTTGTTTCTTGAGCGTCCAGGACCCGGGGCTCTTCACTTAGAAAAACTTAAAGCTATGGGATATAAAATTGAATTGGGTGAAATACCCTGTCGAGTAATGGCGGTAACCTTAAATAAGGATCATACTGAACTAACTGCCGTTGCTGATCCTAGAGACATTGGCACGGCTGCAGCAAAGTAG